In bacterium, a single window of DNA contains:
- the murC gene encoding UDP-N-acetylmuramate--L-alanine ligase gives MFGRLKRVHFVGIGGIGMSGIALVLRNMGFEVTGSDVKESDTTHRLAEAGIRVATGHDAANCADAQVVVYSSAVRSDNPELEAARAREIPVIRRAEMLAELMRMKFSVAVSGSHGKTTVTSMVAHLMERGGLDPTSVIGGRVMGADAGARLGQSEYLVAEADESDRSFLALYPTIAVVTNIEREHLDVYHDLADMKREFTRFVNRVPFYGAVVLCMDSPAVRSIRNRAKRRVVTYGIEGRGPGDGGWDFRVKDVQLYGFSSAFTLLYAGKEVGRFNLPVPGAHNVANALAALATGTELGIGFDAMAQALAVFSGVHRRLEKLGEKNGIMVYDDYGHHPTEVRVTLEALRHAFPDRRILIVFQPHRYTRTRALAEEFGTCFAAADELILTKIYAASEPEIPGVDATLILRAVEAASDHKPQASESGVPAGGWRLAGWSYVPDMADIPGVLTDRLRKGDVVLIAGAGNICSIGDEILAKL, from the coding sequence ATGTTCGGCCGCCTGAAGCGAGTCCACTTCGTTGGCATCGGCGGTATCGGGATGTCCGGCATCGCGCTCGTTCTCCGGAACATGGGCTTCGAGGTGACGGGCTCCGATGTGAAAGAGAGTGACACGACGCACCGGCTCGCCGAAGCCGGGATCCGGGTTGCAACAGGTCACGACGCCGCGAACTGCGCCGACGCCCAGGTCGTGGTCTACTCTTCGGCCGTCCGGTCCGACAATCCGGAGCTGGAGGCCGCGCGCGCCAGGGAGATCCCGGTCATCCGCCGGGCGGAGATGCTGGCCGAGCTGATGCGCATGAAGTTCTCGGTGGCCGTATCCGGCAGTCACGGTAAGACGACTGTCACTTCGATGGTCGCGCACCTGATGGAGCGTGGCGGGCTCGACCCGACGAGCGTCATCGGCGGCCGCGTCATGGGGGCCGATGCCGGGGCAAGGCTCGGGCAGTCCGAGTACCTCGTCGCCGAGGCGGACGAGAGCGACCGTTCGTTCCTTGCCCTCTACCCGACCATCGCAGTCGTGACCAACATCGAGCGCGAACATCTGGACGTCTACCATGACCTGGCCGACATGAAGCGGGAGTTCACTAGGTTCGTGAACCGGGTTCCGTTTTACGGCGCGGTCGTGCTCTGCATGGATTCGCCCGCGGTCCGGTCGATAAGGAACCGGGCCAAGCGGAGAGTCGTGACGTACGGAATCGAGGGGCGCGGGCCGGGCGACGGGGGATGGGACTTTCGCGTGAAGGATGTCCAGTTGTACGGATTCTCAAGCGCTTTCACGCTGCTCTATGCTGGCAAAGAGGTTGGCCGATTCAACCTGCCGGTGCCCGGTGCGCACAACGTCGCGAACGCCCTCGCGGCGCTCGCGACCGGCACCGAACTCGGCATTGGTTTTGACGCAATGGCGCAGGCGTTGGCCGTCTTCTCCGGAGTTCATCGCCGCCTTGAGAAGCTTGGGGAGAAGAACGGGATCATGGTGTACGACGACTACGGACACCATCCAACCGAGGTCAGGGTTACCCTCGAAGCACTGCGCCACGCATTTCCCGACCGGCGCATCCTGATTGTGTTCCAGCCCCACCGGTACACGAGGACCAGGGCGCTGGCCGAAGAGTTCGGAACGTGCTTTGCCGCGGCTGACGAACTCATCCTGACGAAGATATACGCGGCGTCCGAGCCCGAGATCCCGGGAGTGGACGCGACCCTGATTCTTAGGGCAGTAGAAGCGGCATCAGACCACAAGCCACAAGCTTCGGAGTCCGGAGTCCCGGCTGGAGGCTGGAGGCTTGCGGGCTGGAGCTATGTCCCCGACATGGCCGACATCCCCGGTGTGCTCACCGACAGGCTGCGCAAAGGCGACGTGGTCCTGATTGCCGGAGCAGGAAACATATGCTCGATTGGCGACGAAATCTTGGCGAAGCTCT
- a CDS encoding glycosyltransferase produces the protein MKVILGAGGTGGHVFPALALAIEMRDLGIEVLWAGRELELENRVADEHGFAFEPLAAGGFYGKGVGRKAQAVWRLGQGLMQAIRLLRRVGPSGVVATGGFATAALLAATEFAGTPYFLLEQNCIPGRVTSFFASKARESFLAFPSAKSFPGASSVTGNPLRRDFHQGIRSDDGRTVLFIGGSLGAQALNAAAIDAAAALTNLNFMILAGRRDYDFVRSRVHSKNCEIVEFTNHPEELYRRATIAVSRAGGVVLSELVAFGIPAILIPFPHATDRHQDANAEYLASVGAASVLDQSRLSGLTGLVLALMEDEPRRRRMEAAARSVARPDAASAIARKVAEELGLGTGDEGLGTRAPDPRPQEREAPRPGDAQTR, from the coding sequence TTGAAGGTCATACTTGGCGCGGGCGGCACAGGCGGCCACGTGTTTCCGGCGCTTGCCCTTGCCATCGAGATGAGGGACCTGGGAATCGAAGTTCTGTGGGCCGGGCGAGAATTAGAGCTTGAGAACCGGGTCGCGGATGAGCACGGCTTCGCTTTCGAGCCACTGGCCGCGGGCGGGTTCTACGGCAAGGGCGTCGGCCGGAAGGCCCAGGCCGTCTGGCGGCTCGGTCAGGGACTGATGCAGGCCATCCGTCTGCTGCGCCGGGTCGGGCCGTCCGGAGTCGTGGCCACGGGTGGATTCGCGACCGCCGCCCTGCTCGCGGCGACCGAGTTCGCCGGCACGCCCTACTTCCTCCTCGAACAGAACTGCATCCCCGGCCGGGTGACGAGCTTCTTCGCGTCGAAGGCGCGCGAGTCTTTCCTCGCCTTTCCCAGCGCGAAGTCGTTTCCGGGAGCCAGCAGCGTGACCGGGAATCCGTTGCGGAGGGATTTCCACCAGGGGATCCGGAGCGATGATGGCCGGACCGTGCTTTTCATCGGCGGTAGCCTCGGGGCTCAGGCGCTCAATGCCGCCGCCATTGATGCGGCAGCGGCGTTGACCAACCTGAATTTCATGATCCTTGCGGGCCGGCGCGACTACGACTTCGTCCGGTCCCGCGTCCATTCGAAGAACTGCGAGATAGTGGAGTTCACCAACCATCCGGAGGAACTCTACCGGAGGGCGACCATTGCGGTTTCCCGGGCAGGCGGCGTGGTCCTTTCCGAGCTGGTTGCCTTCGGCATACCCGCCATACTCATTCCATTCCCCCATGCCACCGACCGTCACCAGGACGCGAACGCTGAGTACCTGGCGTCGGTCGGGGCGGCCTCAGTGCTGGACCAGAGCCGCCTGTCCGGGCTTACCGGCTTGGTCCTTGCCCTGATGGAAGACGAGCCCCGTCGCCGCCGGATGGAGGCGGCAGCGCGTTCCGTCGCCAGGCCCGACGCGGCATCGGCGATAGCCCGCAAAGTAGCAGAGGAGCTGGGACTAGGGACTGGGGACGAGGGACTGGGGACTAGGGCCCCCGATCCCCGGCCCCAGGAAAGAGAAGCGCCGAGACCCGGGGACGCACAGACGCGGTGA
- a CDS encoding FtsW/RodA/SpoVE family cell cycle protein has product MTNFRLESGSPERPSGPINSTLLFVVVTLVLIGVTLVYATTCHKGVAFLSSQVLRAAAGLLVLFLGAKLRYTTWNRRVKWWLLFGSVAMLMLTLVAGLMFKDVKRALGGDKFSFQPAEFAKYGLLVWLAGYFDWAKGKGLEKRLVWGLLVPGAAVFGVVGLTLLQPAVGTSFIIAVVSLAVFVIAGVRWWHVLLTVVAAVVLFVGAISFISYAHDRWERFTSGKHHQQEQSLIAIGSGGPFGRGLGEGRQKYQFLPKMYNDFIFAEIGEEFGFIGSAAVCLLYLILFLYGMRVSNESSAPFGQFLASGITFAIFLYAIVHVAVTLGVIPTTGQPLPFISSGGSALLSNLFAAGVLLNISRYKRSRTVMNMPAASRYRAAGFGRQSSPARHKVLVFGGFGAKLPGATSHAHYSVRHAPSRRAASSLLRRASP; this is encoded by the coding sequence TTGACTAACTTCAGGTTGGAATCGGGGAGCCCGGAACGGCCGTCCGGGCCGATCAACTCGACGCTGCTCTTCGTGGTCGTCACGCTGGTCCTGATCGGCGTGACGCTCGTCTACGCGACGACCTGCCACAAGGGAGTTGCTTTTCTCAGTTCTCAAGTGCTGAGGGCAGCGGCGGGGTTGCTGGTCCTGTTCCTTGGTGCAAAGCTGCGTTATACGACCTGGAACCGGAGAGTCAAGTGGTGGCTGCTCTTCGGGTCGGTGGCGATGTTGATGCTCACGCTCGTGGCCGGTCTCATGTTCAAGGACGTCAAGCGCGCACTCGGCGGCGACAAGTTCTCGTTCCAGCCGGCCGAGTTCGCCAAGTACGGACTGCTGGTGTGGCTGGCCGGATACTTCGACTGGGCCAAGGGAAAGGGACTCGAAAAACGCCTGGTCTGGGGGTTGCTGGTGCCCGGTGCCGCGGTGTTCGGCGTCGTCGGGCTGACTCTGCTCCAGCCGGCAGTGGGAACGAGTTTCATCATCGCCGTGGTCAGCCTCGCGGTCTTCGTGATCGCCGGTGTGAGGTGGTGGCACGTGCTGTTGACCGTCGTGGCCGCGGTAGTGCTCTTTGTCGGTGCGATAAGCTTCATATCCTACGCGCACGATCGCTGGGAACGGTTCACAAGCGGCAAACACCACCAGCAGGAGCAATCGCTGATCGCCATCGGTTCCGGAGGTCCCTTCGGCCGTGGCCTGGGCGAGGGTCGACAGAAGTACCAGTTCCTGCCCAAGATGTACAACGACTTCATCTTTGCCGAAATAGGGGAGGAGTTCGGGTTCATCGGCAGTGCGGCCGTCTGTCTGCTCTATCTGATCCTGTTCCTGTACGGCATGAGGGTCAGCAACGAGAGTTCCGCGCCCTTCGGCCAGTTTCTCGCTTCGGGAATCACTTTCGCAATATTCCTCTACGCCATCGTGCACGTTGCCGTGACCCTGGGAGTTATTCCGACGACCGGCCAACCGTTGCCTTTCATATCGTCCGGCGGTTCGGCCCTGCTGTCGAACCTGTTTGCGGCGGGCGTGCTCCTGAACATATCGCGGTACAAGCGGTCGAGGACAGTCATGAACATGCCTGCGGCGTCGCGCTATCGGGCGGCCGGCTTCGGACGGCAGTCGAGCCCGGCCCGACACAAGGTCCTGGTGTTTGGCGGATTCGGCGCGAAGCTCCCCGGAGCGACGTCCCACGCGCATTACAGTGTGCGCCACGCTCCATCGCGGCGTGCTGCGTCCAGCCTGTTGCGTAGAGCATCTCCTTGA
- the murD gene encoding UDP-N-acetylmuramoyl-L-alanine--D-glutamate ligase has protein sequence MSGTKVLVVGLGRSGTSVARFLLKVGAKVIGSDENPAALDSEPVSRLRKAGMTTTRRPEAARVDWAVVSPGISDANDLVRVLRERAIPIVDELDLASRFVGGPIVAITGTNGKSTTTALIALMLENAGKRVFCGGNLAPGQPLSAALLAGSKDYYVVEASSFQLERARWLEPKVAVVLNISADHLNRHGTIRRYADCKFRILDRQTRCDYAVLNHDDPLVYAARNRGEGQKRFFSLRRRSADAYVADGCLWTGGRDVLPIQQVRLPGLHNIQNCLAAIAAVRLLGVRLPPIRRALRTFAGLPHRLEHVRRLKGVDYINSSMTTNPAAGVRSLEAVALGGGRRTEDGRRRAGPLSPVPRRVILIAGGREKALPTDDYVKAMRKYASWVLLVGESSARLARELEAIGFRRYDVLPDLGSAVVAARAKARAGDKVLFAPGFASFDLFQDFAARGEAFRREVSKLD, from the coding sequence TTGAGTGGTACTAAGGTTCTGGTCGTCGGCTTGGGTCGCTCCGGTACGTCGGTTGCCCGATTCCTGCTCAAGGTCGGGGCGAAGGTCATCGGGAGCGACGAGAACCCGGCCGCACTGGATTCAGAACCGGTGTCGCGTCTTCGTAAGGCGGGCATGACGACGACCCGGCGGCCGGAAGCGGCGCGCGTCGACTGGGCGGTGGTGAGTCCCGGCATCAGCGACGCGAATGACCTGGTTCGCGTTCTGCGCGAGCGGGCGATTCCGATTGTCGACGAACTCGACCTCGCGAGCAGATTTGTCGGTGGGCCGATTGTCGCCATCACCGGGACGAACGGCAAGTCGACCACGACTGCCCTGATCGCACTGATGCTTGAGAATGCAGGCAAGCGCGTGTTCTGCGGTGGCAATCTGGCTCCGGGGCAGCCGCTGTCTGCGGCGCTGCTGGCCGGCTCCAAAGACTACTACGTGGTCGAAGCATCCAGTTTCCAGCTCGAAAGAGCGCGCTGGCTGGAGCCGAAGGTCGCGGTGGTCCTGAACATAAGCGCCGACCACCTCAATCGTCACGGGACAATCCGTCGCTACGCCGACTGCAAGTTCAGAATCCTCGACCGGCAAACCCGGTGTGACTACGCCGTCCTCAACCACGATGACCCGCTGGTCTACGCGGCGCGGAACCGCGGGGAGGGGCAGAAGCGTTTCTTCTCCCTGCGGCGGCGCAGCGCCGACGCCTACGTGGCGGACGGGTGCCTCTGGACCGGGGGCCGGGATGTGCTGCCGATTCAGCAGGTCAGGCTTCCGGGGCTGCACAACATCCAGAATTGCCTTGCCGCCATCGCCGCGGTACGGCTGCTCGGAGTGCGCCTGCCTCCGATCCGGCGCGCGCTCAGGACATTTGCCGGTCTGCCGCACCGGCTGGAGCATGTCCGCCGACTCAAGGGCGTTGACTATATCAACAGCTCGATGACGACCAACCCCGCCGCGGGCGTCCGCTCGCTGGAGGCGGTGGCCCTCGGCGGAGGACGGCGGACGGAGGACGGACGACGGAGAGCCGGTCCCCTGTCCCCGGTCCCCCGTCGAGTCATTCTCATTGCCGGCGGCAGAGAGAAAGCGCTGCCGACGGACGACTACGTCAAGGCCATGAGGAAGTACGCGAGCTGGGTCCTGCTGGTCGGCGAGAGCAGCGCGCGTCTCGCGCGCGAGCTGGAGGCCATCGGGTTTCGGCGTTACGACGTGCTTCCTGATCTCGGGTCAGCCGTGGTCGCCGCCCGGGCCAAGGCGCGGGCCGGTGACAAGGTGCTGTTCGCACCGGGTTTCGCCAGCTTCGACCTGTTCCAGGACTTCGCGGCAAGGGGTGAGGCGTTCCGGAGGGAGGTGAGCAAACTTGACTAA